A portion of the Bifidobacterium lemurum genome contains these proteins:
- the nrdR gene encoding transcriptional regulator NrdR, with protein MHCPFCQNSDTKVIDTRISEDGYSIRRRRQCPKCDKRFTTVEISMLLVTKRGGNSEPFNRDKVVSGVRKACQGRPVKEEDLKMLGQKVEEDLRSRGLAEITSDEVGKAILKPLRELDEVAYLRFASVYQNFAGLADFQQAIDDLRDGQ; from the coding sequence ATGCATTGTCCTTTCTGCCAGAATTCCGATACCAAGGTGATTGATACGCGCATCAGCGAGGATGGCTATTCCATTCGTCGCCGGCGGCAGTGCCCCAAATGCGACAAGCGGTTCACCACCGTGGAAATCAGCATGCTGTTGGTCACCAAGCGCGGAGGTAACAGCGAGCCCTTCAATCGCGATAAGGTCGTCTCCGGCGTGCGTAAGGCATGCCAAGGTCGTCCTGTCAAAGAAGAGGATCTGAAAATGCTCGGGCAGAAGGTCGAAGAGGATCTTCGCTCACGAGGGCTCGCCGAAATCACCTCGGACGAGGTCGGCAAAGCGATTTTGAAACCGTTGCGCGAATTGGACGAGGTCGCTTATCTGCGCTTCGCCAGCGTCTACCAGAATTTCGCCGGCCTTGCGGACTTCCAGCAGGCCATCGACGATTTGCGTGACGGTCAATAG
- the serA gene encoding phosphoglycerate dehydrogenase, which yields MPKALLLENIHPCAVQSLRDHGFEVEILKGALNEDELIDALDGVDLLGVRSKTNVTAAVMAARPHLSAIGCFCIGTNQVDLEEAGRRGIAVFNAPYSNTRSVVELVICDIICLMRRIPAHTHHLKHGLWDKTASGSHEVRGKTLGIIGYGNIGSQLSVLAEALGMRVVFYDLEEKLALGNAQRCATLNELLEQADAVTLHVDGRKSNTGFFGEEQFSHMKPGAIFINLSRGFVVDLGALKQHLASGHVSGAAVDVFPIEPKKSGDPFETTLANEDNMILTPHIGGSTLEAQEAIGHFVAQRLEDYWFKGSTSLSVNLPQINLGDGNGITRITHLHANLPGVLAHVNRALGEEDINISSQSLGTQGELGYVVTDVSKTPSNATLQALRDIEGTIRMRVIS from the coding sequence ATGCCTAAAGCGTTACTTCTGGAAAACATCCATCCCTGCGCCGTCCAATCGCTGCGCGACCATGGCTTTGAGGTCGAGATCCTCAAAGGAGCGTTAAACGAGGACGAACTCATCGACGCGTTGGACGGCGTCGACCTGCTCGGCGTGCGTTCCAAAACCAACGTCACCGCCGCGGTCATGGCCGCCCGCCCCCATTTAAGCGCCATCGGCTGCTTCTGCATCGGCACCAACCAGGTCGATCTGGAAGAAGCCGGCCGTCGCGGCATCGCCGTGTTCAACGCACCGTATTCGAACACGCGTTCCGTGGTTGAACTGGTGATCTGCGACATCATCTGCCTGATGCGCCGCATCCCCGCCCACACGCATCATCTCAAGCATGGCCTGTGGGACAAAACCGCCAGCGGCTCCCATGAGGTGCGCGGCAAAACCCTGGGCATCATCGGCTACGGCAACATCGGCTCGCAGCTGTCCGTGCTGGCGGAGGCCCTGGGCATGCGCGTCGTGTTCTACGATCTGGAGGAGAAGCTCGCCCTGGGCAACGCGCAGCGGTGCGCCACGCTGAATGAGCTGCTCGAACAGGCCGACGCGGTGACCCTGCATGTCGACGGCCGCAAGTCGAACACCGGATTCTTCGGCGAGGAGCAGTTCTCCCACATGAAGCCCGGCGCGATTTTCATCAACCTGTCGCGCGGTTTCGTGGTCGATTTGGGCGCGCTGAAGCAACATCTGGCCTCGGGCCACGTCTCCGGCGCCGCGGTCGACGTGTTCCCCATCGAACCGAAGAAATCGGGCGATCCGTTCGAAACCACGCTGGCCAATGAGGACAATATGATCCTCACCCCGCATATCGGCGGCTCCACGCTGGAGGCGCAGGAGGCCATCGGCCATTTCGTCGCCCAGCGCCTCGAGGACTACTGGTTCAAGGGTTCGACCTCGCTGTCGGTGAATCTGCCGCAGATCAACCTCGGCGACGGCAACGGCATCACGCGCATCACCCATCTGCACGCGAACCTGCCCGGTGTGCTCGCACACGTCAACCGCGCGCTCGGCGAGGAGGACATCAACATCTCCTCCCAGTCGCTGGGCACCCAGGGCGAGCTGGGCTATGTGGTCACCGATGTCTCGAAGACGCCGAGCAACGCGACCTTGCAGGCACTGCGCGACATCGAGGGAACGATTCGCATGCGCGTGATCAGCTGA
- a CDS encoding HelD family protein, whose protein sequence is MSTYSSQLHEEQQAVDRAYGRLDALRAQTRSRLDAVRAAGSHGSPTQRTERDSFATMYEDRLTQLRAVEDRLVFGRLDDEQGARRYIGRVGLSSESHEPILTDWRAEAARPFYEATPSNHGDIVMRRHITLSFREVVGIEDEVLDVHSDQVDKASSAGTLTGEGALLASLSSRRTGKMTDIVATIQAEQDRIIRSDMGHAVVVQGGPGTGKTAVALHRAAYLLYTHRRKLERSGVLVVGPSSTFLHYIDQVLPSLGETGVVSRTIADLVPGFATDIADDPYAAKLKGDRRMAQLVANAVAARVRVPADLPTVNISGVNVPMLATDIRQAQSDARRTRAPHNKARETFIQQMLRSMRDRYVEQLDYTPDAAERSRVSSLLRMNDKVRKTLNLCWLPMTAPWLIDQLFSRPDKLRAMAPWLSDDDVRTLTRRKGAPLTRSDIPLLDEAMELLGPDPKATARQAARDAQRAQEEQFARDTLAQSGIGTGLVTSQMLLDHINGMDAELTAQRAASDREWVYGHVVVDEAQELTDMDWRMLMRRCPSRSFTIVGDVAQTSALGGTRSWPKTMNRLFGAEHWDLNELTINYRNPKEVSDLASRFASAEGLYISTVNAVRSMPESVATQVVPDEAALADAVARHAAELTRRFVSSDGSGRVAVIAPDELIESLRQAVALQLEASLDPDEAARLADQPDWDRQVAVCGAEEVKGLEYDAVIVAQPGQIEDDAPARLVAAADLYVAMTRPTQRLVIVRTQADESSLTL, encoded by the coding sequence ATGTCGACTTACTCCTCCCAGCTGCATGAGGAACAGCAGGCCGTCGACCGCGCGTACGGCCGGTTGGACGCGTTGCGCGCGCAGACGAGATCCCGACTCGACGCCGTAAGGGCCGCGGGATCGCACGGCTCCCCCACCCAACGCACCGAGCGCGACTCCTTCGCCACGATGTACGAGGACCGCCTCACCCAATTGCGCGCCGTCGAGGACCGTTTGGTGTTCGGCCGCCTCGACGACGAGCAGGGAGCGCGCCGATATATCGGACGCGTCGGCCTGTCCAGCGAATCCCACGAGCCGATCCTCACCGACTGGCGCGCCGAAGCCGCCAGACCCTTCTACGAGGCGACCCCGTCCAATCACGGCGACATCGTGATGCGACGCCATATCACCCTGAGCTTCCGGGAGGTCGTCGGCATCGAAGACGAGGTGCTCGACGTGCATTCCGACCAGGTGGACAAGGCCTCGTCCGCCGGCACGCTCACCGGCGAAGGCGCGCTGCTGGCGTCGCTCAGCTCGCGCCGCACCGGCAAAATGACCGACATCGTGGCCACCATCCAGGCCGAACAGGACCGCATCATCCGTTCCGACATGGGCCATGCGGTGGTCGTGCAGGGCGGCCCCGGAACCGGCAAAACCGCCGTGGCGCTGCATCGCGCCGCCTATCTGCTCTACACGCACCGCCGCAAGCTGGAACGCTCCGGCGTGCTGGTCGTCGGCCCCAGCTCCACGTTCCTGCACTATATCGACCAGGTGCTCCCCTCTTTGGGCGAAACCGGCGTGGTCAGCCGCACCATCGCCGATCTGGTGCCGGGTTTCGCCACCGACATCGCCGACGACCCTTACGCGGCCAAGCTCAAGGGAGACCGGCGCATGGCCCAATTGGTCGCCAACGCGGTGGCCGCGCGCGTGCGCGTCCCCGCCGACCTGCCGACCGTGAACATCAGCGGCGTCAACGTGCCGATGCTGGCGACGGATATCCGGCAGGCGCAAAGCGACGCGCGCCGCACCCGCGCGCCGCACAACAAGGCCCGCGAGACCTTCATCCAGCAGATGCTGCGCAGCATGCGCGACCGCTACGTCGAACAGCTCGACTACACGCCCGACGCGGCCGAGCGCAGCCGCGTCTCCTCGCTGCTGCGCATGAACGACAAGGTGCGCAAAACCCTGAACCTGTGCTGGTTGCCGATGACCGCGCCATGGCTTATCGACCAACTGTTCTCCCGCCCCGACAAGCTTCGCGCGATGGCGCCTTGGTTGAGTGACGACGACGTGCGCACGCTCACCCGCCGCAAAGGCGCGCCGCTGACCCGTTCGGACATCCCCCTGCTCGACGAGGCCATGGAACTGCTGGGCCCCGATCCGAAGGCCACGGCGCGCCAAGCCGCGCGAGACGCGCAACGCGCGCAGGAGGAGCAGTTCGCCCGCGACACCCTCGCGCAGTCGGGGATCGGCACCGGTCTGGTGACCAGCCAGATGCTGCTCGACCATATCAACGGCATGGACGCGGAGCTCACCGCCCAACGCGCCGCCTCCGACCGCGAATGGGTGTACGGCCATGTGGTGGTCGACGAGGCGCAGGAGCTGACCGACATGGACTGGCGCATGCTGATGCGGCGCTGTCCGTCGCGCTCGTTCACCATCGTAGGCGATGTGGCGCAGACTTCCGCGTTGGGAGGCACACGGTCCTGGCCCAAGACGATGAACAGACTGTTCGGCGCCGAGCATTGGGATCTCAACGAGCTGACGATCAACTACCGCAACCCCAAAGAGGTTTCGGACCTGGCGTCGCGCTTCGCCTCCGCAGAGGGTCTGTACATCTCCACGGTGAACGCCGTGCGCAGCATGCCCGAATCCGTGGCCACCCAGGTGGTGCCCGACGAGGCCGCGTTGGCCGACGCCGTGGCCCGGCACGCGGCCGAACTGACGAGGCGTTTCGTATCCTCCGACGGCAGCGGCCGCGTGGCCGTCATCGCCCCCGACGAACTGATCGAATCCCTGCGCCAAGCGGTGGCGCTGCAACTGGAGGCTTCGCTCGACCCGGACGAGGCCGCGCGCCTGGCCGACCAGCCCGACTGGGACCGCCAGGTCGCCGTCTGCGGCGCCGAAGAGGTCAAGGGACTGGAATACGACGCCGTCATCGTGGCGCAGCCCGGCCAGATCGAGGACGACGCCCCCGCGCGTCTGGTGGCCGCGGCCGACCTGTACGTGGCCATGACCCGACCGACGCAGCGGTTGGTTATAGTTCGGACACAAGCTGACGAATCCTCATTGACCCTCTAA
- the rsmH gene encoding 16S rRNA (cytosine(1402)-N(4))-methyltransferase RsmH codes for MTDLTSIHQPVLLDDCVNLMTPALKRSGAIAVDCTLGLAGHSTAFLKAAPAARLIGIDRDAEALAMATERMRREGLSDRFTPVHAAFDELDAVLEERGIDEVDAVFMDLGLSSLQIDEADRGFSYSHDAPLDMRMDVSQELTAAIILATYDAPRLTRIFKEYGEERFARQIAGQIVARRDKEPFVSTAQLNRLVDEVVPQAHRPAGNPAKRVFQALRIEVNGELDKLSSTLPQAANRLSVGGRLVVESYHSLEDKTVKAFMAQGLRIDAPVDMPVVPPDAQPFFADLTRGAIKADADEIASNPRASSVRLRAVELTRRIPDRWRHRFDEGPRRDHATNRRRTRRG; via the coding sequence ATGACCGACCTGACATCCATCCATCAGCCTGTGCTGCTTGACGATTGCGTGAACCTGATGACGCCCGCCTTGAAGCGTTCGGGTGCCATTGCGGTGGACTGCACGCTGGGTTTGGCCGGACATTCCACGGCCTTCCTCAAAGCCGCCCCCGCCGCGCGGCTGATCGGCATCGACCGCGACGCCGAGGCGCTGGCGATGGCCACCGAACGTATGCGTCGAGAGGGCCTGTCCGACCGCTTCACCCCCGTGCACGCCGCCTTCGACGAGTTGGACGCCGTGCTGGAGGAACGCGGCATCGACGAGGTGGACGCCGTGTTCATGGATCTGGGACTGTCCAGCCTGCAGATCGATGAGGCCGACCGCGGCTTCTCCTATTCCCATGACGCGCCGCTGGACATGCGCATGGATGTGAGCCAGGAACTCACCGCCGCGATCATCCTCGCCACCTATGACGCGCCCCGGCTGACGCGCATCTTCAAGGAATACGGCGAGGAGCGGTTCGCCCGCCAGATCGCCGGCCAGATCGTCGCGCGCCGGGACAAGGAGCCGTTCGTCTCCACCGCGCAGCTCAACCGCCTGGTCGACGAGGTCGTGCCGCAGGCGCATCGCCCGGCGGGCAATCCCGCCAAACGGGTGTTCCAGGCGTTGCGCATCGAAGTCAACGGGGAGCTGGACAAGCTGTCGTCGACCCTGCCCCAGGCGGCGAACCGTCTGTCCGTGGGAGGCCGCTTGGTGGTGGAGTCCTACCATTCGCTTGAGGACAAAACCGTCAAGGCGTTCATGGCGCAGGGGCTGCGCATCGACGCGCCCGTCGACATGCCGGTGGTGCCGCCCGACGCGCAGCCGTTCTTCGCGGATCTGACCCGTGGGGCCATCAAGGCGGACGCCGATGAGATCGCCTCCAATCCACGCGCCTCGTCGGTGCGGCTGCGCGCCGTCGAACTGACGCGGCGGATCCCCGACCGCTGGCGGCATCGTTTCGACGAAGGCCCGCGGCGCGACCATGCGACGAACCGCCGTCGAACCAGGAGGGGCTGA
- the hflX gene encoding GTPase HflX produces the protein MLSGRSEVLLDDHSGVSAFDEAGDQEWEERESRNALKHVVGMGELQDVTEVEYRKVRLERVVLVGVWSSQNSTAAKAEESLRELAALAETAGAVVCDGLLQHRSRPDAATYVGSGKAKEIADIVAREEADTIIVDDDLPPSQRRALEDATKVKVVDRTAVILDIFAQHATSREGKAQVELAQLQYMLPRLRGWGASLSRQAGGRAAGADGGIGSRGPGETKIEMDRRVIRTRIARLRQQIRQMAPAREVKRGSRRRFGLPTIAVVGYTNAGKSSLTNRLTGSTELVENALFATLDTAVRRAKAKDGRLYAYVDTVGFVRRLPTQLVEAFKSTLEEVAEADVILHVVDGSHPDPFSQIDAVNDVLADIEGTASIPRLLVFNKIDLVDESVRERLRNLESDSHLVSAYSGEGLDELRAAVEALLPVPHVHVNALLPYTAGALLSRVREYGNVIALDYRDDGVMLEADVDSHLAAQIVEQAID, from the coding sequence GTGCTCTCCGGGCGTTCCGAAGTTCTGCTGGACGACCATTCAGGTGTGTCCGCGTTCGATGAGGCGGGCGACCAGGAATGGGAGGAGCGAGAGTCCCGCAACGCGCTCAAACATGTCGTGGGCATGGGCGAACTGCAGGACGTCACCGAAGTCGAATACCGTAAGGTGCGACTCGAACGCGTGGTGCTGGTCGGCGTGTGGTCGTCGCAGAACAGCACCGCCGCCAAAGCCGAGGAATCCCTGCGCGAGCTGGCGGCGCTCGCCGAAACCGCGGGCGCGGTGGTGTGCGATGGCCTTTTGCAGCATCGCTCCCGGCCCGACGCCGCCACCTACGTGGGCTCGGGCAAGGCCAAGGAGATCGCCGACATCGTGGCGCGCGAGGAGGCCGACACCATCATCGTCGACGACGACTTGCCGCCTTCTCAGCGTCGCGCGCTTGAGGACGCCACCAAAGTGAAGGTGGTGGACCGCACCGCCGTGATTCTCGACATCTTCGCCCAGCACGCCACCAGCCGCGAAGGCAAGGCGCAGGTGGAGCTCGCCCAATTGCAGTACATGCTGCCGCGACTGCGCGGTTGGGGCGCCTCCCTGTCGCGTCAGGCCGGCGGTCGTGCCGCGGGCGCGGACGGCGGCATCGGCTCGCGAGGCCCCGGCGAGACGAAAATCGAAATGGACCGCCGTGTGATCCGCACGCGCATCGCGCGCCTGCGTCAGCAGATCCGCCAGATGGCGCCGGCCCGCGAGGTCAAACGAGGCTCGCGACGCCGCTTCGGACTGCCGACCATCGCCGTGGTGGGGTATACGAACGCGGGCAAATCCTCGCTGACCAACCGGCTGACCGGTTCGACGGAACTCGTGGAGAACGCGCTGTTCGCCACGCTGGACACCGCCGTGCGCCGCGCCAAAGCCAAGGACGGCCGCCTGTACGCCTATGTGGACACGGTCGGGTTCGTGCGGCGCTTGCCCACCCAATTGGTTGAGGCGTTCAAATCGACGTTGGAGGAGGTGGCCGAGGCCGACGTGATCCTGCATGTGGTCGATGGCTCCCATCCCGACCCGTTCTCGCAGATCGACGCGGTGAACGACGTGCTCGCCGACATCGAGGGAACCGCTTCGATCCCGCGTCTGCTGGTGTTCAACAAAATCGATCTGGTCGACGAAAGCGTGCGCGAGCGTCTGCGCAATCTGGAATCCGACTCCCATCTCGTCTCCGCTTACTCGGGCGAGGGATTGGATGAGCTGCGCGCCGCCGTCGAAGCGTTGCTGCCGGTGCCGCATGTGCATGTGAACGCGCTGCTGCCCTATACGGCCGGCGCGCTGCTCTCGCGCGTGCGCGAATACGGCAATGTGATCGCTTTGGACTACCGCGACGACGGCGTGATGCTTGAGGCGGACGTCGACAGCCATCTGGCCGCGCAGATCGTCGAACAGGCCATCGACTGA
- the mraZ gene encoding division/cell wall cluster transcriptional repressor MraZ — protein MVDEQSPAAQDSAAPSAGVSALLEGLPPLLLGTYTPKIDAKGRMALPAKFRSQLGQGLVMARGQERCVYLLPFDEFRRIAGQIQRTSVGNKAAREYLRVFLSGAVDQQPDKQGRVLVPQMLRDYADLGSDVVVIGVGTRAELWNKDAWERYLAEKEEGYADIADDVLPEVEF, from the coding sequence ATGGTTGATGAGCAATCGCCGGCCGCGCAGGACTCCGCCGCGCCTTCGGCGGGCGTGTCCGCTCTGCTGGAGGGGCTTCCGCCGTTGCTGCTGGGCACCTACACGCCCAAAATCGACGCCAAGGGACGCATGGCGCTGCCTGCGAAGTTCCGCTCGCAACTGGGGCAGGGACTGGTGATGGCGCGCGGCCAGGAACGATGCGTGTATCTGCTGCCTTTCGACGAGTTCCGCCGCATCGCCGGGCAGATCCAGCGCACCTCCGTGGGCAACAAGGCCGCCCGTGAATATCTGCGCGTGTTTCTCTCCGGCGCCGTGGACCAGCAGCCCGACAAGCAGGGCCGTGTGCTGGTGCCGCAGATGCTGCGCGATTACGCGGATCTGGGAAGCGACGTGGTGGTGATCGGCGTGGGAACGCGCGCCGAACTGTGGAACAAGGACGCCTGGGAGCGGTATCTGGCGGAGAAGGAAGAGGGCTACGCCGATATCGCCGACGATGTGCTGCCGGAGGTGGAATTCTGA
- a CDS encoding LysM peptidoglycan-binding domain-containing protein, translating to MAGTAVMMDKGVMRGSAARSHGTMRLTARGKLVVALLAAALTWAGISVISPVPAHSESGATAVSSYIVRPGDTLWSYASSITPAGQDVSNTVDELIELNDLESGALQAGQRIVVPQR from the coding sequence ATGGCTGGAACCGCTGTGATGATGGACAAGGGTGTGATGAGGGGCAGCGCCGCGCGATCCCATGGGACGATGCGTCTGACCGCACGGGGCAAGCTGGTTGTGGCGTTGCTGGCGGCGGCTTTGACTTGGGCGGGAATCAGTGTGATTTCGCCGGTTCCGGCGCATTCGGAGTCGGGCGCGACCGCCGTGTCCAGCTACATCGTGCGTCCGGGGGACACGTTGTGGTCGTATGCGTCGAGCATCACTCCCGCGGGGCAGGATGTGTCGAATACGGTCGACGAACTGATCGAGCTGAACGATTTGGAATCCGGTGCGTTGCAGGCCGGCCAACGCATCGTCGTGCCGCAACGTTGA
- the lexA gene encoding transcriptional repressor LexA — MTPQPSSADNALTDRQRKVLEAIRTHIDAHGFAPSFREIGEYAGLKSPSSVKHQLQTLEDKGFIRMNANKGRAIEVVASPQGDEATPAARPAQSEAPTATATIIPFPESESVMQSHDVPLVGRIAAGVPITADQHVDDVMRLPERLTGNGTLFMLEVHGDSMVDAAICDGDFVVVREQSTAVNGDIVAALLDDEATVKTFRKQDGHVWLMPHNPAYSPIDGTHAQIMGKVVTVLRKL; from the coding sequence ATGACCCCACAGCCATCATCAGCAGACAACGCGCTGACCGACCGCCAGCGCAAGGTGCTGGAGGCCATCCGCACGCATATCGACGCCCATGGCTTCGCCCCGTCATTCCGCGAGATCGGTGAATACGCCGGACTGAAAAGCCCATCGTCGGTGAAACACCAGTTGCAGACCTTGGAAGACAAAGGCTTCATCCGCATGAACGCCAACAAAGGGCGCGCCATCGAAGTGGTGGCATCCCCGCAAGGCGACGAGGCGACGCCCGCGGCCCGGCCCGCACAGTCCGAAGCTCCCACCGCGACGGCGACCATCATCCCCTTCCCCGAAAGCGAGTCGGTGATGCAGTCGCACGATGTGCCGCTGGTGGGCCGCATCGCGGCCGGCGTGCCCATCACCGCCGACCAGCACGTGGACGATGTGATGCGCCTGCCGGAGAGACTGACCGGAAACGGCACGCTGTTCATGCTGGAGGTGCACGGCGACTCCATGGTGGACGCGGCCATCTGCGACGGCGATTTCGTGGTGGTACGCGAGCAGAGCACCGCGGTGAACGGCGATATCGTGGCGGCGCTGCTCGACGACGAGGCCACCGTGAAAACCTTCCGCAAGCAGGACGGCCATGTGTGGCTGATGCCGCACAATCCCGCCTACTCCCCCATCGACGGCACCCACGCGCAGATCATGGGCAAAGTCGTCACCGTGCTGCGCAAGCTCTAA
- a CDS encoding L-lactate dehydrogenase — protein sequence MAESLIKPTKLAVIGAGAVGSTLAFAAAQRGIAREIVLQDIAKERVEAEVLDMQHGSSFYPTVSIDGSDDREVCRDADMIVITAGPRQKPGQSRLELVGATINILKSIIPGLVEVAPNAIFMLITNPVDIATHVAQKISGLPENQVFGSGTNLDSARLRFLIAEQTGVNVKNVHAYIAGEHGDSEVPLWASATIGGVPMCDWTPLPGHEPLDADVREQIHQDVKNAAYKIINGKGATNYAIGMSGVDIIEAVLKDSNRILPVSSMLKDFHGISDVCMSVPTLINRSGVNTAINTPVSDKELAALKRSAETLRETAAQFGF from the coding sequence ATGGCTGAATCGCTTATTAAGCCCACCAAGCTTGCTGTGATCGGTGCCGGCGCTGTCGGCTCCACACTGGCCTTCGCCGCCGCCCAGCGCGGCATCGCCCGCGAAATCGTGCTCCAGGACATCGCCAAGGAACGCGTCGAAGCCGAAGTGCTCGACATGCAGCACGGCTCCAGCTTCTATCCCACCGTCTCCATCGACGGTTCCGACGACCGCGAGGTCTGCCGCGACGCCGACATGATCGTCATCACCGCCGGCCCCCGCCAGAAGCCCGGTCAGTCCCGCCTCGAACTCGTCGGCGCCACCATCAACATCCTCAAATCCATCATCCCCGGACTCGTCGAGGTCGCCCCCAACGCCATCTTCATGCTCATTACCAACCCGGTGGACATCGCCACCCATGTGGCCCAGAAGATCTCCGGCCTGCCCGAGAACCAGGTCTTCGGCTCCGGCACCAACCTCGACTCCGCCCGTCTGCGCTTCCTCATCGCCGAGCAGACCGGCGTCAACGTCAAGAACGTCCACGCCTACATCGCCGGCGAACACGGCGATTCCGAAGTCCCGCTGTGGGCCTCCGCCACCATCGGCGGCGTCCCCATGTGCGACTGGACCCCGCTGCCCGGCCACGAGCCCCTCGACGCCGACGTTCGCGAGCAGATCCACCAGGACGTCAAGAACGCCGCCTACAAGATCATCAACGGCAAGGGTGCGACCAACTATGCCATCGGCATGTCCGGTGTCGACATCATCGAAGCCGTCCTCAAAGACTCCAACCGCATCCTCCCCGTCAGCTCCATGCTCAAGGACTTCCACGGCATCTCCGACGTCTGCATGTCCGTCCCCACCCTCATCAACCGCTCCGGCGTCAACACCGCCATCAACACCCCGGTGTCCGACAAGGAGCTCGCGGCCTTGAAGCGCTCGGCGGAGACGTTAAGGGAGACCGCCGCCCAATTCGGCTTCTAG
- a CDS encoding class I SAM-dependent methyltransferase, protein MAEQYFAAEPASKDVRRTLKVSLRGNDATVQVSNGVFSGSRLDLGTSVLLRQAPEPPSQGALLDLGCGWGPVALSLAFESPQADVWAVDVNERALELTAANAKANGLANVHVSQTGADGVPLADQPVSDALACEILPDDLRFDVIWSNPPIRIGKEALHTLLLAWLPRLKQGGAAYLVVQRNLGADSLIPWLDEALGDGYAVGKYASSKGFRIIEVLRNN, encoded by the coding sequence ATGGCCGAACAGTATTTCGCGGCGGAGCCCGCGTCGAAGGATGTGCGCCGCACGCTGAAGGTGTCGCTGCGCGGCAACGACGCCACGGTGCAGGTGTCGAACGGCGTGTTCTCCGGTTCCCGCTTGGATCTCGGCACGTCGGTGCTGCTGCGTCAGGCGCCCGAACCGCCGAGTCAAGGCGCGTTGCTGGATTTGGGTTGCGGCTGGGGGCCGGTCGCCCTGTCGCTGGCCTTCGAGTCGCCGCAGGCCGACGTGTGGGCCGTGGATGTGAACGAGCGCGCGTTGGAGCTGACCGCCGCGAACGCGAAGGCCAACGGCCTCGCCAACGTGCATGTGTCGCAGACTGGTGCCGATGGCGTGCCGTTGGCCGATCAGCCCGTATCCGATGCGCTGGCGTGTGAGATTCTGCCTGACGACCTGCGTTTCGATGTAATCTGGTCGAACCCGCCGATTCGCATCGGCAAGGAAGCCTTGCACACGCTGCTGCTGGCATGGCTGCCGCGGCTGAAGCAGGGCGGCGCGGCCTATCTGGTGGTGCAGAGGAACCTCGGCGCGGATTCGCTGATCCCCTGGTTGGACGAAGCGCTCGGCGACGGGTACGCGGTGGGCAAATACGCCAGTTCCAAGGGATTCCGTATCATAGAGGTTTTGCGTAACAACTAG
- a CDS encoding cation diffusion facilitator family transporter — protein MAHDHTHASAGGDSAEHQRRLILTLTLTGTVFLAEVVGAALTESLALLVDAGHMLTDMSVLIASTVTAMLMRRKPDSTRTWGWARLEVITAAGGALVLFGVGAYALIEAGLRLFGESADDVHDARLLLAFGILGLAANIGSIVILASQRGDNMNMKAAFLEVLNDALGSVAVVLSAVVMMATGWAGFDAVAGGLIALMMIPRAVTLLRNAVRVLLEETPEGLDLNAVREHLEGVPHVVAVHDLHASTVSTGMPILMAHVVVERGLSMEQAEGILQQLQDCLREHFPVSVPHTTFQLEPEGYTTPSAEQLHA, from the coding sequence ATGGCGCATGATCATACGCACGCAAGCGCGGGAGGCGATTCGGCGGAGCATCAGCGGCGGCTGATACTGACTTTGACGCTGACCGGAACGGTGTTTCTCGCGGAGGTCGTCGGCGCGGCCCTCACCGAATCGTTGGCCCTGCTTGTCGACGCCGGGCATATGCTCACCGACATGTCCGTGCTCATCGCCTCCACGGTCACCGCCATGCTGATGCGCCGCAAGCCCGACAGCACCCGCACCTGGGGTTGGGCCAGACTGGAGGTCATCACCGCCGCGGGCGGCGCCCTTGTGCTGTTCGGCGTCGGCGCGTACGCGCTGATCGAAGCCGGATTGCGTCTATTCGGAGAGTCGGCGGATGACGTGCATGACGCCCGTCTGCTGCTCGCATTCGGCATCCTCGGACTCGCCGCCAACATCGGGTCCATAGTGATTCTCGCCTCGCAGCGCGGCGACAACATGAATATGAAGGCCGCGTTCCTCGAAGTGCTGAACGACGCGCTCGGATCGGTGGCCGTGGTGCTGTCCGCCGTGGTGATGATGGCGACCGGATGGGCGGGATTCGACGCGGTCGCCGGCGGCCTGATCGCCCTGATGATGATCCCCCGCGCCGTCACCCTGCTGCGCAACGCGGTGCGTGTGCTGTTGGAGGAGACGCCGGAGGGGCTTGACCTCAACGCGGTGCGCGAACATCTCGAAGGCGTTCCGCATGTGGTCGCCGTTCACGACCTGCACGCCAGCACCGTATCCACCGGCATGCCGATACTCATGGCCCATGTGGTGGTGGAGCGGGGCCTGAGCATGGAACAGGCGGAGGGGATTCTGCAGCAGCTTCAGGACTGCCTACGCGAGCACTTCCCGGTGTCGGTGCCGCATACCACGTTCCAGCTCGAACCGGAGGGATACACCACCCCGTCCGCCGAGCAGCTGCATGCGTGA